Below is a window of Onychostoma macrolepis isolate SWU-2019 chromosome 06, ASM1243209v1, whole genome shotgun sequence DNA.
TATCCAGACTAAGTTGAAGTTATTGCATTTACCTCTTATATGATCTCGCAATGGTGTGAGAGTAATAGATTGTAGTTAAACCTGGCATGCATGCATACTACTtgtcatagtgttttttttttctctttttttcttcatattccTGTTAACAAACTGATAGAGCTGAAGAGGAGCATGAAGATTCACCCATCCAGACTGCTGCCACTCCTCGCTCTAAAAGGAAATCTGCCCAACTTGTGTCCTCACGCATCAGAAAGCAGCTGTAGGTCCCACTAAGGCTGTGAATCTgtgaattaaaatgcacatacacacacatacacatacacatacacacacacacacacaaatatgcaTACTTACTTGGGGCTGTTCACACAGGATGCTTCCATTCAAGCTGCATTGTCTAACTCGATGTTGTTTTGCATTTGATTAATCtacttttaattaaatgatcCGTGTTATTATCTGTTTTTACAGAAATTTATTAGGCAGCAAGGTTGACCTGCTGTCAGATGGTGaggatggtgatgatgatgactCCTTCATACCTACTAAAACTGATCTGCAGAGTAGCAGCGATGAGGAAGAGGAGGCAAAGATTGACAGCGAAGATGAGCTTATAGTAAAGAAGCATAGAGGATCCCGAACACCCCGGTCTACAGAGAAAACCCGTGCCTCTTCTAGAACCCCACGGAAAACGCCCAGCAAGAAGGTTCAAAGAAGTTGATTTTTGCCATGTCTTCCTGCTAGCAGTTAATGTGCCTTCACAAAACCAAATCTGTATTTCAGTTGAAGATAACACTGGATGTGGCaattaatttatcttttaattttaactcCAGACTGCTCCAGCCACCCCACGTACACCACGTCATGCCACTCCCAGCATACCCAGCAGGAGTGCACCGGCCAGGAAGCCAGGGAATGTTCTGGAAGAAGCACGGGCACGGTAAGCAACTCCACAGACTATAGTCCCATAAAGTTGTTTGTTTAACCAGCAAAACTATACATGaacattgtttaaatgtttggagtcaatatgatttttatttatttatttttataaaaggtttaatatttaattgacagtaaagactttattgcagataaatgctgttgttttgaactttcataaaagaatcctgaaaaaaatgtttctacaaaaatattaagcagtacagctgttttcaacattgatgatgatAAGAAATACGAAATGTTTCTTAATCACCAATTCAGAGTATTAAAGTGCTTTCTAAaacatcatgtgacactgaagacttagctgctgaaaattgagTTTTGTCATCAGAGGAGTAAATGgaattttagaatatatttcagaatattacagttttactatattttttttctttaaaaaaatgaaatgttttatttttgcaacaGGTTACATGTGTCCTCTGTTCCTGAGTCTTTGCCATGTCGAGAACAAGAGTTCCAGGACATCTACAACTTTGTGGAGAGTAAAGTCATTGATGGCACTGGAGGGTAAGATTCAGATTTAAcatccatcttttttttttttttcataaaggtcataaaaggttttttgtttgtttttgtttttaacaaaaaaaaaaggtcataaaGTTAATGTTTCTTCTGCAGGTGTATGTATATCTCAGGTGTTCCTGGTACTGGTAAAACTGCAACAGTACATGAGGTGATCCGGTCCCTTCAGCAGTCTGCTGAACAAGATGAGATCCCTCACTTCCACTTCATCGAGATcaatggcatgaaaatgacagacCCACACCAGGCTTATGTACAAATACTGCAGGTCTGTATGCTGCCGCCTCCCCTATAATTTTGACATAATTTCCTCCTTTTTTTATAGTCTTATGTAGTATTTTCTATGAATTTATACTCTGATTCTGCTCTGGTAGAAACTGACTGATCAAAAAGCAACACCTGATCATGCAGCTGCACTACTGGAGAAACGCTTCAGCGCTCCTGCGCCCAAAAAAGAGACAACTGTGCTTCTAGTAGATGAGGTGAGACATTTGTTACTAGTGACACTAATAACGTCACCTATGTTGCATGTTtctagttaatttttttattgtgattaGCTGATCCAAATCGGTCTAGATTAGTCAGGTTCTCAACCTGTTTGACTCCTGTTGGCCAACACAATATTCAAAGCCCCCCATCCCATAATTGCTATGACATTTTCAGTATTCCTTCTGTAATTATAAAGCTGCTTTGTTTATAAGTGGATTAAATTCATTTCATGATTTCAGAAGTTTCAAGAACTGTATGCTcttcaataaaaacaatagttaTTGAGGGAAAATAAGAAATTggatttattaatgtaattatttttaaatcgttCTGCAGATCCCAAAAACCAGCTTGACCTTAAGCTCatatgaactgttttttttttttttcaaaatactgCTGGAAAATCTTTTTGTCATTCAGATATTGGTCTTTACCATGatatctttttttaaagtttcttttaTTCTGCTAATTTCCTGTCAATCATTGGGTTATTtgtactttaaatattttatctgGGCAATCCTCTCCAATCTGAAAGAATAGCCTATCTCTTTTTATGCCTcatctctttttatttatttatttaatttattttttttcagcttgACCTCTTGTGGACCCGTAAACAAAATGTGATGTATAACTTGTTTGATTGGCCAACAAGGCGCAATGCTCGTCTGGTGGTTCTTACCATTGCAAACACTATGGATTTGCCTGAGAGGATCATGATTAACCGTGTTGCCAGTCGACTGGTAAAACCATTTTACAACATAAAGATGCCATTCAGTTATGACTGAAAATACTTTGGTTGCTGCAAATAatggaaataaaacataaatgtcATTTGTTTATCTTCAGGGACTAACAAGAATGTCATTCCAGCCATATACCTTTAAACAGCTACAACAGATCATCACATCGAGACTGAACAGAGTGAAGGCTTTTGAGGAAGATGCTCTTCAGCTAGTCTCAAGAAAGGTGTGAAACCATGTTGTCTTGGGCATTGTGGGTTACCTCTAGTTGTCTCTGTACTGATTTTGGGCTACAGGatgttattcatttaaatgtacatgtGGTCATCTCATGTTATTATGATGCATCAGTAAGAGATTGTGGTCTTGTAGGTGGCAGCGCTTTCAGGTGATGCACGACGTTGCCTTGATATCTGCAGACGGGCCACAGAGATTTGTGAGCACTCTGGAAGTCAGAAGAATGGCAGTGGATTGGTGGGGATGAGTCATGTGATGGAAGCTTTGGATGAGATGTTCTCCTCTTCCTACATTGCAGCTATCAGGTGAAAAGATAGTTCATAGTTCTTTCACTTTTCACCAGCTATATGCTCATTGTTCCTTAAGGTAATAAAAAAACGAAATCTAATAATTCGGCTCCAATCAGACTTCCAttctttttaatgttgttaTTGTAGGTGTGCTTCTGTTCAGGAGCAGCTTTTCCTGAGGGCTGTTATTGCAGAGTTTCGTCGACTGGGTCTAGAAGAGGCCACTTTCCAACAAGTAGTTAACTTATTTATAAAAACCCTCATTCTAATCATGATCGATATTATACTACATAAAATTTCAGGAATTGTATAACCTAAAAGAAtgaatgtatgtttattttcttCTCCACAGGTGTTTGTTCAGCACCAGGCTCTGTGTCGTGTTGAGGGTTTGCAGCCGGTGAGTGTGTCTGAAGGACTGGCCGTCTGTCAGAGACTGGGTTCCTGTCGCCTGCTTCTCCTTGAGGGAAGCCGCCTGGACTTGTTTCTCCGTATCCGACTCAATGTTAGTCAGGACGATGTGCTTTATGCATTGAAGGCTGACTAAAACG
It encodes the following:
- the orc1 gene encoding LOW QUALITY PROTEIN: origin recognition complex subunit 1 (The sequence of the model RefSeq protein was modified relative to this genomic sequence to represent the inferred CDS: inserted 1 base in 1 codon): MSRYITRLRMRRTYKWNGRPISEDRKLKRQYFESMSISVEGKTEDATVSLGQYILIEGDDDDNPFVAQLCKLYTDDSGKKKTAVVQWFVRMCEVPQNKRKLLGRDPHPQEIFFYQDHSCDNEVDGETILGAVQIEYVPAEDSFPEVKSKDVLFVKLLWDTKSFRALEPELVQPPQKSPKSPAPSSRGPQTRALPTPDPLVMKRAMSCTLTRGSMSTGKMNSSEAESLHSASKLSAAKALSAKRRSRASSGPHVRKKLDLCSPTKNMSRDDVLGEILDEHTERTLTSKLNTSPTGRISISIRLTPLNLNEEERVSPLSSHSPDKPKLTAHHKDDATSVFLGVQPVGDDDPEPLISTSRTPRKRESTPRRAGLRGLKARTPSKXKDSAALREPALAALAEEEHEDSPIQTAATPRSKRKSAQLVSSRIRKQLNLLGSKVDLLSDGEDGDDDDSFIPTKTDLQSSSDEEEEAKIDSEDELIVKKHRGSRTPRSTEKTRASSRTPRKTPSKKTAPATPRTPRHATPSIPSRSAPARKPGNVLEEARARLHVSSVPESLPCREQEFQDIYNFVESKVIDGTGGCMYISGVPGTGKTATVHEVIRSLQQSAEQDEIPHFHFIEINGMKMTDPHQAYVQILQKLTDQKATPDHAAALLEKRFSAPAPKKETTVLLVDELDLLWTRKQNVMYNLFDWPTRRNARLVVLTIANTMDLPERIMINRVASRLGLTRMSFQPYTFKQLQQIITSRLNRVKAFEEDALQLVSRKVAALSGDARRCLDICRRATEICEHSGSQKNGSGLVGMSHVMEALDEMFSSSYIAAIRCASVQEQLFLRAVIAEFRRLGLEEATFQQVFVQHQALCRVEGLQPVSVSEGLAVCQRLGSCRLLLLEGSRLDLFLRIRLNVSQDDVLYALKAD